From the Candidatus Methylomirabilota bacterium genome, one window contains:
- a CDS encoding FAD-dependent oxidoreductase produces the protein MAAPGTEADPLRVAIVGAGPTGFYAAEQLFKPPGLVVRLDMFDRVPTPYGLVRAGVAPDHQKIKSVTVAFDRIAANPRFRFFGSVELGKHLTRDDLRDHYHQILYTTGAQTDRRMGIPGEDLSGSHAATEFVAWYNGHPDYRDCQFDLSQERAAVVGVGNVAIDVARILCRSPEELEATDIGEHALEALRRSRIREVYLLGRRGPAQAAFTNPELKELGELTAADIVALPEEVELDPLTRAELERTQDRITLKKVEILQGYAARKPAGKPRRLILRFLVSPAELTGDEAGRVVAMRLVRNELFTTPAGTLQARPTERFEILPVGLVFRSVGYRGVPLPGVPFNEKWGVILNEKGRVIDPETQAPVVGEYTAGWIKRGPTGVIGTNKPDAAETVACMLEDLARGAILRPAHPEPAAVEALVRQRQPHYFSYADWRRLNELEVARGQPAGRPRIKFTRVEEMLAALGR, from the coding sequence ATGGCGGCCCCCGGCACCGAGGCCGACCCGCTCCGCGTCGCCATCGTCGGGGCCGGGCCGACCGGGTTCTATGCCGCGGAGCAGCTGTTCAAGCCGCCCGGGCTCGTCGTTCGGCTCGACATGTTCGACCGCGTGCCGACGCCCTACGGGCTGGTCCGGGCCGGCGTGGCGCCCGATCACCAGAAGATCAAGTCGGTGACGGTCGCCTTCGACCGGATCGCGGCCAATCCCCGCTTCCGGTTCTTCGGGTCCGTCGAGCTCGGCAAGCACCTGACCCGGGACGACCTGCGCGACCACTACCATCAGATCCTCTACACGACCGGGGCCCAGACCGATCGGCGGATGGGCATCCCGGGTGAAGATCTCTCGGGGAGCCACGCCGCGACCGAGTTCGTCGCCTGGTACAACGGCCACCCCGACTACCGGGACTGCCAGTTCGACCTGAGCCAGGAGCGCGCGGCGGTGGTCGGCGTGGGCAACGTCGCCATCGACGTCGCCCGCATCCTCTGCCGCTCCCCGGAAGAGCTGGAGGCCACCGACATCGGCGAGCACGCCCTCGAGGCCCTGCGCCGCAGCCGGATCCGGGAGGTGTACCTGCTCGGGCGCCGGGGACCCGCTCAGGCGGCCTTCACCAACCCCGAGCTCAAAGAGCTCGGCGAGCTGACGGCGGCCGACATCGTGGCGCTCCCCGAGGAGGTCGAGCTGGATCCGCTCACCCGGGCCGAGCTCGAGCGCACCCAGGACCGGATCACGCTCAAGAAGGTGGAGATCCTGCAGGGCTACGCCGCGCGCAAGCCGGCCGGCAAGCCCCGCCGGCTGATCCTGCGCTTCCTGGTGTCGCCGGCCGAGCTCACCGGCGACGAGGCCGGCCGCGTCGTGGCCATGCGCCTCGTCCGCAACGAGCTCTTCACCACTCCGGCCGGGACGTTACAGGCGCGGCCGACGGAGCGGTTCGAGATCCTGCCGGTCGGCCTCGTCTTCCGGTCGGTCGGCTACCGGGGAGTGCCGCTGCCCGGCGTGCCGTTCAACGAGAAGTGGGGCGTGATCCTGAACGAGAAGGGACGGGTGATCGACCCCGAGACGCAGGCGCCCGTGGTCGGCGAGTACACGGCTGGCTGGATCAAGCGGGGCCCGACCGGCGTCATCGGCACCAACAAGCCGGACGCGGCCGAGACGGTGGCCTGCATGCTGGAGGATCTGGCCCGCGGGGCGATCCTCCGGCCGGCCCATCCCGAGCCCGCCGCCGTCGAGGCCCTCGTCCGGCAGCGGCAGCCGCACTACTTCTCGTACGCGGACTGGCGCCGGCTGAACGAGCTGGAGGTCGCCCGGGGCCAGCCGGCCGGACGGCCCCGGATCAAGTTCACGCGCGTCGAGGAGATGCTGGCCGCGCTGGGCCGCTAG